The Pseudomonas wenzhouensis genome has a segment encoding these proteins:
- a CDS encoding EAL domain-containing protein, with amino-acid sequence MAIEKKTIRLLLLEDSQNEAERLVSLFRNAGHATRVHRLTSSEDLAETLQHTWDLLICAPSSEYLEPGEAINAIRRQAKDIPVIQLVDDNDPEIITEALLFGAQDALPQGEDERLVLVAKRELSNLEERRARRAAEVALREAEKRCQLLLESSVDAITYVHDGMHIYANRAYLELFRYEDSEELEGMPMIDLIASSDHAAFKDFLKNYQSAEGNAELNCQGVRADGSSFAAQMSFSPATYDGEPCIQVVIRAETSNAELEEKLREISSQDLVTGLFNRSHFLELMDSAAERAINSGQPSTLAYIRVDRYAALQGEIGLASIDLLLTDLAGLLRDHFPADSQLARFGDDVFTALLPGQTPEHCQASLQSLLKKVESHLFDVSGRTVQTTLSIGVAGLSEKTAKAQEVIDRALRCADELNDGNALKLFNPADELAAAANRGNLLAMVQQALENNSFRLLFQPIISLRGDANEHYEVLLRLLSPQGQEVSPKDFLAAAKEAGLGEKIDRWVILNSIKLLADHRAKGHHTRLFVHLSSASLQDQTLLPWLSVALKAARLPSDSLVFQFSEPDAIAYLKQAKALTQGLAQLHCKVALSQFGCALNPFNTLKHLHVDFVKVDGSFSQDLSNAENQEALKTLLSSLHAQAKLTIVPFVESASVLATLWQAGVNFIQGYYLQGPSQSMDYDFSAGDE; translated from the coding sequence ATGGCCATCGAAAAAAAAACCATCCGCCTGCTGCTTCTCGAAGATTCGCAGAACGAAGCTGAGCGCCTGGTCAGTCTGTTCCGCAACGCCGGGCATGCCACCCGTGTGCACCGGCTGACCTCCAGCGAGGATCTCGCCGAGACCCTGCAGCACACCTGGGATCTTTTGATCTGCGCCCCGAGCAGCGAGTACCTGGAACCTGGCGAGGCTATCAACGCCATCCGCCGGCAGGCCAAGGATATTCCCGTCATTCAGCTGGTCGATGACAACGACCCGGAAATCATTACCGAAGCGCTGTTGTTCGGCGCCCAGGATGCATTGCCACAGGGCGAGGACGAACGCCTGGTGTTGGTGGCCAAACGTGAGCTGAGCAATCTGGAAGAGCGGCGTGCCCGGCGCGCGGCTGAAGTGGCCCTGCGCGAGGCGGAAAAGCGCTGCCAGTTGCTGCTGGAAAGCTCGGTGGACGCCATCACCTACGTGCATGACGGCATGCATATTTACGCCAACCGCGCCTACCTTGAGCTGTTCCGCTACGAAGATAGCGAAGAGCTCGAAGGCATGCCGATGATCGACCTGATCGCCAGCAGCGATCATGCAGCGTTCAAGGATTTTTTGAAGAACTACCAGAGCGCCGAAGGTAATGCTGAGCTCAATTGCCAGGGCGTACGCGCCGACGGCAGCAGCTTCGCCGCGCAAATGAGTTTCTCTCCGGCCACCTATGACGGCGAACCCTGCATCCAGGTGGTGATCCGCGCGGAAACCTCCAATGCCGAACTGGAAGAAAAGCTGCGCGAGATCAGTAGTCAGGACCTGGTCACCGGCCTGTTCAACCGCAGTCATTTCCTCGAGCTGATGGACAGCGCAGCCGAGCGCGCCATCAACAGCGGCCAACCCTCGACCCTGGCATATATCCGCGTCGACCGCTACGCCGCCCTGCAGGGCGAAATCGGCCTGGCCAGCATCGACCTGCTGCTGACCGATCTGGCAGGACTGTTGCGCGACCACTTCCCCGCCGACAGTCAGTTGGCGCGTTTCGGTGACGACGTATTCACCGCCCTGCTGCCAGGCCAGACACCCGAGCATTGCCAGGCCAGCCTGCAGAGCCTGCTGAAGAAAGTCGAAAGCCATCTGTTCGACGTCAGCGGACGCACCGTGCAGACCACGCTGTCGATTGGTGTCGCGGGGCTCAGCGAGAAGACCGCCAAGGCCCAGGAAGTCATCGACCGCGCACTCCGCTGCGCTGATGAACTCAACGACGGCAATGCGCTCAAGCTGTTCAACCCGGCCGACGAGCTGGCCGCCGCCGCCAACCGCGGCAACCTGCTGGCCATGGTGCAGCAGGCACTGGAGAACAACAGCTTCCGCCTGCTGTTCCAGCCGATCATCAGCCTGCGCGGCGACGCCAACGAACACTACGAAGTCCTGTTGCGCCTGCTCAGCCCGCAGGGGCAGGAGGTCTCGCCGAAGGACTTCCTCGCCGCCGCCAAGGAGGCAGGACTCGGCGAGAAGATCGACCGCTGGGTGATCCTCAATTCGATCAAACTGCTGGCTGACCACCGCGCCAAAGGGCATCACACCCGTCTGTTCGTGCACCTGTCCAGCGCCAGTCTGCAGGATCAGACCCTGCTGCCCTGGCTCAGCGTGGCACTCAAGGCTGCACGGCTGCCGTCGGACTCACTGGTGTTCCAGTTCAGCGAACCGGACGCCATCGCCTACCTGAAACAGGCCAAGGCATTGACCCAGGGGTTGGCGCAGCTGCATTGCAAGGTCGCTCTGAGCCAGTTCGGCTGCGCACTGAACCCGTTCAACACGCTCAAGCACCTGCACGTGGACTTCGTCAAAGTCGACGGCTCGTTCTCCCAGGATCTGAGCAATGCAGAGAACCAGGAAGCGCTGAAAACCCTGCTCAGCAGCCTGCATGCCCAGGCCAAGCTGACCATCGTACCCTTCGTCGAAAGTGCCAGCGTGCTGGCCACGCTATGGCAGGCCGGCGTCAACTTCATTCAGGGTTACTACCTGCAGGGCCCAAGCCAGTCGATGGACTACGACTTCTCGGCCGGCGACGAATAA
- a CDS encoding molecular chaperone: MDKQSTHLQLLRVPTPSQQSLSFCNGSPRDLKRWIAALPKANIGETARQLYQSLVELNQFLTPADNRLQLLELLRPEVSFVCQHLERHFLNQAIVLDERPRKVANLCQALQNHLAVGYKLIIAKVIPLSGKDRDQLLAIALQRASNSLCSPLVRASQLYCPVPEGLWLELHQLYQIACEQRLQRQVIRDPLARHTPGLSTEQSYITALLLGCARTNQMRQNGIARLAEALEPWSALIKLQPGDHPDSLFVLAPQIDGPPRYKSLYQSSDLHNLLGIDTQPLVDAIKEYLELPEEDRSKSRLMIPEGISLDLLQHVAAAWGDIAERTFQRTPGQGSLTLCIGMTALHFFLSGRRSFGEVLKRPVEIGAAVFKPNTGEPDIWSNAFDAQRSAADEIHFEEIQYTKVTPGEQTPTTNSAEDYPTFKLAIVNHSPGGYCLSWPKEVPSQLQAGELLGVQDSPSQGWSVAIVRWIRQVRGGGTQMGIELIAPHARPCGLQLLRKADQNSQYLRALLLPEISAISRPASLITPRLPFQEGSKVLINDRGEEHRAVLSRRQVSTGSFSQFEYHRVGEQEPPAGTPVTASQSHKPAGEEDFDSLWKSL, encoded by the coding sequence ATGGATAAACAGAGTACCCACCTGCAACTGTTGCGTGTGCCCACGCCAAGCCAGCAGAGCCTCAGTTTCTGCAATGGCAGCCCCCGCGATCTGAAACGCTGGATCGCGGCCCTGCCCAAGGCGAACATCGGCGAAACCGCACGACAGCTGTACCAGAGCCTGGTGGAACTCAACCAGTTTCTCACCCCCGCCGACAATCGCCTGCAGTTGCTGGAGTTGCTGCGCCCGGAAGTCAGCTTCGTTTGCCAACATCTGGAACGCCACTTTCTCAATCAGGCGATCGTCCTCGATGAACGCCCGCGCAAGGTGGCCAACCTCTGCCAGGCGCTGCAGAACCATCTGGCTGTCGGCTACAAGCTGATCATTGCCAAGGTCATCCCGCTCAGCGGCAAAGACCGCGACCAACTGCTCGCAATCGCCCTGCAGCGTGCCAGCAACAGCCTGTGCAGCCCGCTGGTGCGCGCCAGCCAGCTGTATTGCCCGGTGCCTGAAGGACTCTGGCTGGAACTGCACCAGCTCTACCAGATCGCCTGCGAGCAACGCCTGCAACGCCAGGTCATTCGTGACCCTCTGGCCCGCCATACGCCGGGCCTGAGCACCGAGCAAAGCTATATCACCGCGCTGCTGCTGGGCTGCGCGCGCACCAACCAGATGCGCCAGAACGGTATTGCACGCCTGGCCGAGGCCCTGGAGCCGTGGAGCGCACTGATCAAATTGCAGCCGGGCGATCATCCGGACAGCCTGTTCGTCCTCGCCCCACAAATCGATGGCCCACCGCGCTACAAGTCGCTGTATCAGAGCAGCGACCTGCACAATCTGCTGGGCATCGATACGCAGCCACTGGTCGATGCGATCAAGGAATACCTCGAACTGCCCGAAGAAGATCGCAGCAAATCGCGCCTGATGATCCCCGAAGGCATCAGCCTCGACCTGCTGCAACATGTTGCCGCAGCCTGGGGCGACATCGCCGAGCGCACCTTCCAGCGCACGCCGGGGCAAGGCAGCCTGACCCTGTGCATTGGCATGACCGCGCTGCATTTCTTCCTCTCCGGGCGTCGCTCGTTCGGCGAGGTGCTCAAGCGCCCGGTGGAAATCGGCGCGGCCGTCTTCAAGCCGAATACCGGTGAGCCGGATATCTGGTCCAATGCCTTCGATGCGCAACGCAGCGCAGCCGACGAGATCCACTTCGAAGAGATTCAGTACACCAAGGTCACCCCGGGCGAGCAGACGCCGACGACGAACAGCGCCGAGGACTATCCGACCTTCAAGCTGGCCATCGTCAACCACAGCCCGGGCGGCTACTGCCTGTCCTGGCCCAAGGAAGTGCCCAGCCAGCTACAGGCGGGCGAGCTGCTCGGTGTGCAGGACAGCCCCAGCCAGGGCTGGAGCGTGGCCATCGTACGCTGGATTCGCCAGGTGCGTGGTGGCGGCACGCAGATGGGTATCGAGCTGATCGCTCCGCATGCACGCCCCTGCGGCCTGCAACTGCTGCGCAAGGCCGATCAGAACAGCCAGTACCTGCGCGCCCTGCTACTGCCGGAAATCAGCGCCATTTCTCGCCCTGCCAGCCTGATCACACCGCGCCTGCCCTTTCAGGAAGGCAGCAAGGTACTGATCAACGACCGCGGTGAAGAACACCGCGCCGTACTCAGCCGACGCCAGGTCAGTACCGGCAGCTTCAGTCAGTTCGAATATCACCGCGTAGGCGAACAAGAGCCCCCTGCCGGGACGCCGGTCACAGCCTCGCAAAGCCACAAGCCTGCCGGGGAGGAAGATTTTGACTCGCTCTGGAAGTCTCTGTAG